A single genomic interval of Gemmatimonadaceae bacterium harbors:
- a CDS encoding flagellar assembly protein FliW: MISVAHADPQAFESAVRSVSSLVLGDLEVSADVVMSFPTPLWGFPDYAEYALVPAAREGLWWMQAMTNDAVTFLLADPFVLDATYGVDLGETERAALGIEQPADAFGLVMLTLPNDSTEGATANFKAPLVFNLARRVGMQVVSRDDAHELRRAVTLDVFPSQPDGVRVQ, encoded by the coding sequence ATGATCTCCGTGGCACACGCAGACCCGCAGGCGTTCGAATCCGCTGTCCGTTCCGTTTCCTCTCTGGTACTTGGTGATCTGGAAGTCTCCGCCGATGTCGTGATGTCGTTTCCGACGCCGCTGTGGGGCTTTCCCGACTACGCCGAGTACGCGCTGGTGCCTGCCGCCCGGGAGGGGCTCTGGTGGATGCAGGCCATGACCAACGATGCCGTAACGTTCCTGCTTGCCGATCCGTTCGTGCTCGATGCCACCTATGGCGTCGATCTGGGCGAGACCGAGCGGGCCGCGTTGGGTATCGAGCAGCCAGCCGACGCGTTCGGTCTGGTGATGCTGACCCTGCCCAATGATTCAACCGAAGGCGCGACCGCGAATTTCAAGGCGCCCCTGGTGTTCAACCTGGCCCGTCGCGTGGGCATGCAGGTGGTGAGCCGCGACGACGCGCACGAGTTGCGCCGTGCGGTGACCCTTGACGTGTTCCCATCGCAGCCAGACGGCGTGCGCGTTCAGTAG
- a CDS encoding glycosyltransferase family 4 protein codes for MSGNTLSASSIPSVQVVVDGVPRFHVPGNADEPGWAEAATAEAEGGVEAEIRAFLDAQLETGDVLLDLSPGFGFVALSATTAPGGMPTVFVAGLPAERLQRLQDVAADAGGWLETVDVTDATALIAALDSRLEPEGRVFVHVSTANVPWICRTLQPLIETGRVLAICVSDASDSPDWTAAADALADNGMTPCQVVEHEGAAIIVPVVGSPSAPVIALPNALTEHPTPESGAMEAVTAAAAAMDTAVMHDTADDPIVEDVSGEEFIFPTLPVTQPLMVSERWVAARDGISLIAPYSRTGYGVVGAHLLRTLQARDMPVAFFPLGPVDRTLIENPQMGQGLQLQGAFRPDVPSVRLSQQFDLAMHVGRGRHVAYTIFERDQFTASEAHHLRQQDALLVCSEWARQVCLDNGIVDRPIHVVPLGVDRTVFHAEVRPATSWSETVFMQIGKLETRKGQLELLRAFEAAFTPRDAVRLVLSCGNPFVSRADMEAMLMPFRQSPMAARITILTNELPTLHDVAALMAGADCGVFPSRAEGWNLEALEMLSMGKPVIASSCTAHTEFLNRDNARLITIDGFEQATSNGTALAGRWAAWGARQHEQLVTHLRGVHERKQQGAMPRNDSGIRTAQRYSWQHAADELVRALDAIV; via the coding sequence ATGTCGGGCAACACACTCAGTGCCAGCAGCATCCCCAGCGTGCAAGTCGTCGTGGACGGCGTTCCGAGATTCCATGTCCCAGGAAATGCCGACGAGCCCGGATGGGCGGAAGCGGCGACGGCGGAAGCGGAGGGCGGCGTGGAGGCTGAGATTCGAGCTTTCCTGGACGCGCAGCTTGAAACCGGCGACGTGCTGCTGGACCTGAGCCCTGGATTCGGATTTGTCGCGCTGAGCGCCACCACGGCGCCGGGAGGCATGCCGACGGTGTTTGTGGCCGGACTGCCGGCCGAGCGGCTGCAACGACTGCAGGATGTCGCGGCCGACGCGGGCGGCTGGCTGGAGACCGTGGATGTCACCGACGCCACGGCGCTCATTGCCGCGCTGGATTCGCGACTCGAGCCCGAGGGACGCGTGTTCGTGCATGTCAGCACGGCCAACGTGCCGTGGATTTGCCGAACCCTGCAGCCGCTCATCGAAACCGGGCGGGTGCTGGCCATCTGTGTCTCTGATGCCAGCGACTCGCCTGACTGGACGGCGGCCGCCGATGCCCTCGCCGACAACGGCATGACGCCGTGTCAGGTTGTTGAACACGAAGGTGCCGCGATCATTGTGCCCGTTGTCGGGTCGCCGTCAGCGCCGGTCATCGCGCTCCCGAATGCGCTCACGGAACATCCCACGCCGGAGTCTGGTGCGATGGAGGCCGTCACGGCGGCCGCCGCCGCGATGGACACGGCGGTGATGCACGACACGGCTGATGACCCGATCGTGGAAGACGTGAGCGGCGAGGAATTCATCTTTCCGACGTTGCCAGTTACCCAGCCGCTGATGGTCAGCGAGCGCTGGGTCGCGGCCCGGGACGGCATCTCGCTGATCGCACCATACTCGCGAACCGGTTACGGCGTCGTCGGCGCGCATCTGCTGCGCACGCTGCAGGCGCGCGACATGCCCGTGGCATTCTTCCCGCTTGGCCCGGTGGATCGCACGCTGATCGAGAATCCCCAGATGGGGCAAGGGCTGCAGCTGCAGGGCGCGTTTCGTCCTGATGTGCCGAGTGTGCGGCTGTCGCAGCAGTTCGACCTCGCCATGCACGTCGGTCGGGGTCGGCACGTGGCCTATACCATCTTCGAGCGCGATCAATTCACCGCCAGCGAAGCGCACCATCTGAGACAGCAAGATGCGCTGCTGGTCTGTTCGGAATGGGCGCGACAAGTCTGCCTCGACAACGGCATCGTCGATCGGCCGATTCACGTGGTGCCGCTGGGTGTGGACCGTACGGTCTTTCATGCCGAGGTACGCCCCGCCACCTCGTGGAGCGAGACGGTCTTCATGCAGATTGGCAAGCTGGAGACGCGAAAGGGCCAACTGGAATTGTTGCGGGCGTTCGAAGCGGCGTTCACCCCGCGCGACGCCGTGCGCCTCGTCCTCTCCTGCGGGAATCCGTTTGTCAGTCGCGCCGATATGGAGGCGATGTTGATGCCGTTCCGGCAGTCGCCAATGGCTGCGCGCATCACGATCCTGACCAATGAGCTGCCCACCCTGCACGATGTGGCCGCGCTGATGGCGGGTGCGGACTGTGGCGTCTTTCCATCCCGTGCCGAGGGATGGAACCTGGAAGCACTCGAAATGCTGTCGATGGGGAAGCCCGTCATCGCGTCCAGTTGCACGGCGCACACGGAGTTCCTGAATCGGGACAACGCTCGGCTGATCACAATCGACGGCTTCGAGCAGGCCACCAGCAACGGGACGGCGCTGGCTGGTCGCTGGGCCGCGTGGGGCGCGCGGCAGCACGAGCAGTTGGTGACGCATCTGCGCGGCGTGCACGAGCGGAAACAGCAGGGCGCCATGCCGCGCAACGATTCCGGCATTCGCACGGCACAGCGCTACAGCTGGCAGCATGCGGCTGACGAACTCGTGCGCGCGCTCGACGCCATCGTGTGA
- a CDS encoding NAD-dependent epimerase/dehydratase family protein has translation MSRTAHTSALRDTRILVTGGAGFVGSNLVVRLLDEGVGHLHVVDNLLSADRDNVPADARVRFTEGSIADDAVLQTFGDEYDYVFHLATYHGNQSSIHDPIADHDNNLLTTLKLFERLKSFTRPRRIVYAGAGCAVAEKTFDDPTPTDENAPISLRMDSPYSISKLVGEFYAVYYHERHQLPTVRARFQNVYGPREILGAGQWRGTPATVWRNVTPTFIYKALRGESLPLEGDGDTTRDFIYVDDLVEGLIACALRGAAGDVYNLASGHEISIRDLAMRINEAAGNPAPPTMLPRRTWDRSGRRFGDPAKARLQLGFEARIAHDEGIRRTVTWTRDAMPLIERCMQAHQAQMANC, from the coding sequence GTGAGTCGGACGGCGCACACGTCGGCGCTTCGCGATACCCGCATCCTCGTTACCGGGGGTGCGGGATTTGTCGGAAGCAACCTGGTGGTCCGCCTGCTGGACGAGGGCGTTGGCCACCTCCATGTGGTGGACAATCTCCTGTCGGCGGACCGGGACAATGTGCCGGCCGACGCGCGCGTGCGTTTCACCGAAGGATCAATCGCCGATGACGCGGTACTGCAGACGTTTGGTGATGAGTACGACTACGTCTTCCATCTGGCCACGTACCACGGCAATCAGAGTTCCATCCATGATCCCATCGCCGATCATGACAATAACCTGTTGACCACGCTCAAGCTGTTCGAGCGACTCAAGTCGTTCACCCGTCCGCGGCGCATTGTGTATGCCGGGGCCGGCTGTGCGGTGGCCGAGAAGACCTTTGACGATCCGACGCCCACCGACGAGAACGCACCCATCTCATTGCGGATGGACAGCCCATACAGCATTTCGAAGCTGGTGGGTGAGTTCTATGCGGTGTACTACCACGAACGGCATCAACTGCCCACCGTTCGCGCCCGCTTTCAGAATGTCTACGGCCCGCGCGAAATCCTTGGGGCCGGACAGTGGCGCGGCACGCCGGCAACGGTCTGGCGCAATGTGACGCCCACCTTCATCTACAAGGCGTTGCGCGGAGAGTCGCTGCCGCTGGAGGGCGACGGCGACACCACCCGCGACTTCATCTATGTCGATGACCTGGTGGAAGGTCTGATTGCCTGCGCGCTGCGCGGTGCGGCGGGCGATGTCTACAATCTCGCCAGCGGTCACGAAATCTCCATTCGGGATCTGGCAATGCGCATCAATGAAGCCGCAGGCAATCCCGCGCCGCCTACGATGCTGCCTCGGCGCACCTGGGATCGCTCGGGACGGCGGTTTGGCGATCCTGCCAAGGCGCGACTGCAGTTGGGGTTCGAGGCGCGGATTGCCCACGACGAAGGCATTCGCCGTACGGTGACGTGGACGCGCGACGCAATGCCCCTGATCGAACGGTGCATGCAGGCGCACCAGGCACAGATGGCAAACTGCTAG
- a CDS encoding glycosyltransferase family 4 protein, protein MRILHLAFAGTDQAGVHRKLSEQVTSLRAHGAEVESLVVADTRTAPAPCHAPYRVIDVPGGGFDLPGRATAFAQCLEAAQTFAPDVVYLRYPIYDAEVQHFVRAAPPVVFELQTIFRNEASPQSAAAEAAWADRVLPMTSGLVGVTREILDDELSRAARAAPGCQLPGHVMPNGADPRTIPFMSPQLAEDRVDLLCVASFYPWHGIDRLVVGFVSEPDVRDVHLHLVGDGPTVAALRALVNDAGMGHRIHFHGHVRVSELGPWYARAHVAIGSLAPHRVGLRELAALKHREYVLRGIPMILAGGDADFTTALPWFRQFPADDSPISPRILRALALGWSHEARRRQIRQWAESHVSWDAKIPLLLNFLQQCAARGAPHRDYVSA, encoded by the coding sequence GTGAGAATTCTCCATCTGGCGTTCGCCGGCACCGATCAGGCCGGGGTCCACCGCAAGCTGTCCGAGCAGGTGACTTCGCTGCGCGCCCACGGCGCGGAGGTGGAGTCGCTGGTTGTGGCGGACACGCGGACGGCGCCGGCGCCGTGTCACGCACCGTATCGCGTGATCGATGTGCCCGGCGGCGGATTTGACCTGCCAGGGCGCGCGACGGCGTTCGCCCAGTGTCTGGAGGCAGCGCAAACGTTCGCCCCCGATGTGGTCTATCTGCGCTACCCGATCTACGACGCCGAAGTGCAGCACTTCGTGCGCGCCGCGCCGCCGGTGGTCTTCGAGTTGCAGACCATTTTCCGCAACGAAGCGTCGCCGCAGTCCGCGGCCGCAGAAGCGGCGTGGGCGGACCGCGTTCTCCCGATGACGAGCGGATTGGTAGGCGTCACCCGCGAGATCCTCGACGACGAACTGTCCCGAGCCGCGCGCGCGGCACCGGGGTGCCAGCTACCGGGTCACGTCATGCCGAATGGCGCAGACCCGCGCACCATACCGTTCATGAGCCCGCAACTGGCCGAGGATCGTGTCGATCTGCTGTGCGTGGCCTCATTCTATCCGTGGCATGGCATCGACCGCCTGGTGGTCGGATTTGTGTCCGAGCCGGATGTGCGCGATGTGCACCTGCACCTTGTTGGCGACGGGCCAACCGTGGCGGCGCTTCGCGCGCTGGTGAATGACGCCGGCATGGGGCATCGCATCCACTTTCACGGCCATGTACGCGTCTCGGAATTGGGCCCGTGGTATGCGCGTGCCCATGTCGCCATCGGATCATTGGCACCGCATCGGGTGGGATTGCGGGAACTCGCGGCGCTCAAGCACCGGGAATACGTGCTGCGCGGGATCCCCATGATTCTGGCCGGCGGCGACGCGGACTTCACGACGGCGCTCCCCTGGTTCCGGCAATTCCCGGCCGACGACTCCCCCATCTCCCCGCGAATACTGCGCGCACTCGCCCTTGGCTGGAGCCACGAAGCCCGCCGTCGACAGATCCGGCAGTGGGCCGAATCGCACGTCTCGTGGGATGCCAAGATTCCGCTGTTGCTGAACTTCCTGCAACAATGTGCCGCTCGCGGGGCGCCGCATCGGGACTACGTTTCCGCATGA
- a CDS encoding NAD-dependent epimerase/dehydratase family protein produces the protein MRVIITGGAGFVGSHLADRLLARGDEVLVIDTFATGRRDNLTPQPGLTVVEGSIADRDVVDETFVDFAPQVVVHAAAAYKNPDDWAEDCATNALGSALVAQASARVAASRLIYFQTALCYGLKPIEQPITLSHPLVPYGSSYAISKTAGEGYVALSGVPFLSFRLANAYGPRNMSGPLPTFFQRLDAGKKCFVMNTRRDFVFVDDLIDVIEKAVHGMGSGGFYHVSSGRDYSIKELFDATVAAMGIALDAPVEERERNPDDVFSILLDPSRTQREFSWTTGTPLSDGVARAIAYYREYGIEETFTHLRLAAT, from the coding sequence ATGCGTGTAATCATCACCGGCGGCGCCGGATTTGTTGGCTCTCATCTCGCCGATCGCCTCCTCGCGCGCGGTGACGAGGTGCTCGTCATCGACACTTTTGCAACCGGGCGTCGTGACAACCTCACCCCGCAGCCCGGCCTCACCGTCGTTGAGGGCAGTATCGCCGACCGGGACGTGGTGGATGAAACGTTTGTCGATTTCGCGCCCCAGGTCGTTGTGCATGCGGCCGCGGCCTACAAGAATCCGGATGACTGGGCCGAAGACTGCGCCACCAATGCCCTCGGCAGCGCGCTTGTCGCGCAGGCGTCGGCGCGGGTTGCGGCCAGCCGCCTGATCTACTTCCAGACCGCGCTCTGCTACGGTCTCAAACCCATCGAGCAGCCCATCACGCTCTCGCATCCCCTGGTGCCGTACGGATCGAGCTACGCCATCAGCAAGACGGCGGGAGAGGGATACGTCGCGCTCTCCGGCGTGCCATTCCTGTCGTTCCGACTGGCGAATGCGTATGGACCGCGCAACATGAGCGGCCCGCTGCCGACGTTCTTCCAGCGTCTCGATGCCGGCAAGAAGTGCTTCGTCATGAACACCCGCCGTGACTTCGTCTTCGTCGATGACCTCATTGACGTGATTGAGAAGGCCGTGCACGGCATGGGCAGCGGCGGCTTCTACCATGTGTCGTCCGGGCGCGACTACTCCATCAAGGAGCTCTTCGACGCGACCGTCGCGGCCATGGGCATTGCCCTCGACGCGCCGGTTGAGGAACGCGAGCGAAATCCTGACGATGTGTTTTCCATCCTGCTCGATCCCTCGCGCACGCAACGGGAGTTTTCGTGGACCACGGGCACACCGCTCAGTGACGGCGTGGCGCGGGCCATCGCTTACTATCGCGAGTACGGCATCGAAGAAACGTTCACCCACCTGCGCCTCGCCGCCACGTGA
- the wecB gene encoding UDP-N-acetylglucosamine 2-epimerase (non-hydrolyzing), with protein sequence MNITTVLGARPQFIKAAPVSRVLRAVHSERLLHTGQHYDPLMSAVFFDELDIPAPDVTLHVGSASHGAQTGRMLEAIEQDLMAHRPDAVLVYGDTNSTLAGALAAAKLGIPLVHVEAGLRSFVRDMPEEINRIVTDRLSTLCCCPSASARDQLAREGITAGVEVVGDVMLDALRDTLARVAEHPHRLSALGITSGDYILATVHRAANTDDPERLNAILAAFGALGRRVLWPMHPRTRHTLETRGVSVPPHVRVVEPLGYLDLVVALQHAKVAVTDSGGLQKEAYWLGIPCVTLRHETEWTETVASGWNVLADADMHRIVHAVEQARAPSSARDAYGDIGAAQRVVDAISRLR encoded by the coding sequence ATGAACATCACCACCGTGCTGGGTGCCCGTCCACAGTTCATCAAGGCGGCGCCGGTGTCACGTGTGCTGCGCGCAGTGCATTCGGAACGCCTGCTGCACACGGGACAGCACTACGACCCGCTGATGTCGGCGGTGTTCTTCGACGAGCTGGATATCCCGGCTCCCGACGTGACCCTGCACGTGGGCTCGGCGTCGCATGGTGCGCAAACCGGCCGGATGCTGGAGGCGATCGAACAGGACTTGATGGCGCACCGACCAGACGCGGTACTGGTGTACGGCGACACGAACTCCACACTGGCCGGTGCCCTCGCGGCGGCCAAGCTGGGCATCCCGCTGGTGCATGTCGAGGCGGGGCTTCGCAGCTTTGTGCGCGACATGCCGGAAGAGATCAATCGCATTGTCACTGACCGCTTGAGCACGCTGTGCTGTTGTCCCAGTGCGTCTGCACGCGACCAGTTGGCGCGCGAAGGGATCACCGCCGGTGTCGAGGTGGTCGGGGATGTGATGCTGGATGCACTGCGTGACACGCTCGCTCGCGTTGCCGAACATCCGCACCGCCTCAGCGCACTGGGCATTACCTCCGGCGACTATATCCTGGCGACCGTGCACCGTGCGGCCAACACCGATGATCCCGAGCGCCTGAATGCCATCCTTGCCGCATTCGGTGCGCTTGGCCGACGCGTGCTCTGGCCCATGCATCCGCGAACGCGTCATACGCTGGAGACGCGCGGCGTGTCGGTGCCTCCGCATGTTCGTGTGGTCGAACCGCTGGGCTATCTGGATCTGGTGGTGGCGCTGCAGCACGCAAAGGTCGCGGTCACCGATTCCGGTGGCCTGCAGAAGGAAGCGTACTGGCTGGGCATCCCATGCGTCACGTTGCGCCACGAGACCGAGTGGACGGAAACGGTAGCCAGTGGATGGAACGTCCTCGCGGATGCCGATATGCATCGCATTGTGCACGCGGTCGAACAGGCGCGGGCGCCTTCGTCAGCGCGTGACGCGTATGGGGACATTGGCGCGGCGCAACGCGTGGTGGACGCGATCAGCCGATTGCGCTGA
- the asnB gene encoding asparagine synthase (glutamine-hydrolyzing) has translation MCGITGILDFVHGGRGDLIDRFTDALAHRGPDGRGVYTDGPVSLGHRRLSILDPSPAGACPMAVACPDGTTVYITFNGEVYNFLELRDQLRADGYRFHTETDTEVVAAAFHRWGDACQLRFNGMWAFAIWSPSTQTLFLSRDRFGVKPLYVAVAGTRVAFASEIKAFLALPDFTPRLSAESAEAFFTNPVAYDGTMLTTAMRGVHRVPPGHSLTVTPQGAKGFKRWWETREHLPVAPVAYDEQVEGFRERFLNAVRLRMRSDVRIGTSLSGGLDSSAVASSVAHIGRGDSHGDLTRCASDWQRTFIATFPGHEVDEREFADAVVTHTGATPTYWPFEPQSAVGDIAHSVWAMDDLSGAPAVPVYNIYRTMREHGVVVTLDGHGGDELLAGYPWYRDLSGAALTDALYSDFHRTHLPSILRNFDGCSMANGVEVRSPFLDWELVTYAFALPGSAKHDGTWTKRILRDAMRGIMPDVIRTRTSKLGFESPLIGWANGALGPALRAATYTDAWRSAPAVAQPDALSVIVRDRTTRRAWTSADSVTISLAWRLFAYTVWCDLFLGDRAMVGATSPTLAAVA, from the coding sequence ATGTGCGGCATTACCGGAATTCTTGACTTCGTGCACGGCGGGCGGGGCGATCTGATTGATCGCTTCACCGACGCGCTGGCGCATCGCGGACCGGACGGACGCGGCGTCTACACCGACGGACCCGTGTCGCTCGGTCATCGTCGTCTGTCGATTCTCGACCCGTCCCCGGCCGGCGCGTGCCCGATGGCCGTGGCCTGTCCGGATGGGACGACGGTGTACATCACGTTCAACGGGGAAGTGTACAACTTCCTCGAACTGCGCGATCAGTTGCGCGCCGATGGCTATCGGTTCCACACGGAAACGGACACCGAGGTGGTCGCCGCCGCGTTTCATCGGTGGGGCGACGCGTGCCAGCTGCGCTTCAACGGCATGTGGGCGTTCGCGATCTGGAGTCCATCGACCCAAACGCTGTTCCTGTCGCGCGATCGATTTGGCGTCAAGCCCCTGTATGTGGCCGTGGCCGGAACCCGCGTCGCGTTCGCGTCGGAAATCAAGGCATTCCTCGCGCTCCCCGACTTCACACCGCGGCTAAGCGCCGAGTCGGCAGAGGCGTTCTTCACCAACCCCGTGGCGTACGACGGCACGATGCTCACGACCGCGATGCGCGGCGTCCATCGCGTGCCACCGGGACATTCACTGACTGTAACCCCGCAGGGCGCCAAGGGCTTCAAGCGCTGGTGGGAAACGCGCGAGCATCTGCCCGTCGCGCCGGTGGCGTACGACGAACAGGTGGAGGGTTTTCGCGAACGGTTCTTGAATGCCGTGCGGCTGCGCATGCGCAGCGATGTGCGCATTGGCACGTCATTGAGCGGTGGGTTGGACTCAAGCGCCGTGGCATCGAGTGTGGCCCATATCGGTCGCGGGGACAGTCACGGCGATCTCACTCGCTGCGCCAGCGATTGGCAGCGGACGTTCATCGCGACGTTCCCGGGTCACGAGGTGGATGAGCGCGAGTTTGCCGACGCCGTGGTGACCCATACGGGGGCCACGCCCACCTACTGGCCGTTCGAGCCACAATCGGCCGTGGGTGATATTGCCCACAGCGTGTGGGCCATGGATGACTTGAGCGGCGCGCCCGCCGTTCCCGTGTACAACATCTACCGCACCATGCGCGAGCACGGCGTGGTGGTCACGCTGGACGGCCATGGCGGCGACGAGTTGCTGGCGGGGTACCCCTGGTATCGCGACCTGTCAGGCGCCGCATTGACGGACGCGCTCTACAGCGACTTCCATCGCACGCACCTGCCATCGATTTTGCGGAACTTCGACGGATGCTCGATGGCCAACGGAGTGGAAGTTCGCTCGCCATTTCTGGACTGGGAGTTGGTGACGTACGCGTTTGCGCTGCCCGGTAGCGCGAAGCACGATGGCACGTGGACCAAACGCATCCTGCGCGACGCCATGCGGGGGATCATGCCGGACGTGATCCGCACACGCACGTCCAAGCTGGGTTTTGAATCACCGCTGATTGGGTGGGCGAATGGGGCGTTGGGGCCGGCGCTGCGAGCCGCCACCTACACCGATGCCTGGCGTTCGGCGCCTGCCGTGGCACAGCCTGACGCGCTGTCCGTCATAGTCCGCGACCGCACCACGCGGCGCGCGTGGACCTCGGCAGACTCGGTGACCATCTCGTTGGCCTGGCGGCTCTTCGCCTACACGGTGTGGTGCGACCTGTTCCTTGGCGATCGCGCCATGGTGGGTGCGACATCTCCGACGCTGGCAGCCGTCGCCTGA
- the asnB gene encoding asparagine synthase (glutamine-hydrolyzing), producing the protein MCGIAGFIDLQRRRVEAGSQRLALMNRLLAHRGPDGEGQWLDERESVGLMHRRLSIIDLEGGRQPMEDAESGCIIVFNGEIYNYIEIRDALGRDRFRTSSDTEVILRAWLRWGPRCVDHLRGMFAFAIWDPRQDVLFCARDRFGIKPFYTTEIGGVLYFASEAKALLPFLDRCETDESGLQDYLTFQLCLEGKTLFKHIEELQPGHTLTVSSGTVRRARYWEVYYDLDFTHRTAWFEEQLRGQLEESTRLHLRADVPVGAYVSGGIDSGLVAALATGQGQSLVGFTGRFDEGPAYDESPYARSVADHLGMTLHECTITPADFIEHIGRVIYHLDSPAAGPGAFSQYMVSQMAARHRKVVLGGQGGDEIFGGYTRYLVAYFEQCIKAAIDGTTDGRNFVVTYESIIPNLSALRNYKPMLQDFWRDGLFDPMDQRYFRLVNRAPHAGRAVRWEQFGRYSPYDTFLRVFNGENVRKQSYFDLMTHFDFKTLLPALLQVEDRVSMAHGLEARVPMLDHPLVEFAATIPADVKFTNGRLKRTLVDVSRDLLPASVTSRTDKMGFPTPFNDWARGPIRDFLHGIFSSDAARSRTYFDNAQVLSQLEHDGQFGRSLWGLLSLELWQQAFHDRHRPFVADADFPALSFPHATVPADASPDLLSPL; encoded by the coding sequence ATGTGCGGTATCGCTGGATTCATCGATCTCCAACGACGTCGAGTTGAAGCCGGTTCGCAGCGCCTGGCGCTGATGAACCGGCTGCTGGCGCATCGTGGACCGGATGGTGAAGGCCAGTGGCTCGACGAGCGGGAATCGGTCGGGTTGATGCACCGTCGGCTCAGCATTATCGATCTCGAGGGTGGGCGTCAGCCGATGGAGGACGCCGAGTCTGGTTGCATCATTGTCTTCAATGGTGAGATCTACAATTACATCGAGATTCGCGACGCGCTTGGGCGCGACCGGTTTCGCACGAGCTCGGACACCGAGGTCATCCTCCGCGCGTGGCTCCGCTGGGGTCCTCGCTGCGTCGATCATTTGCGCGGGATGTTCGCGTTTGCGATCTGGGACCCGCGTCAGGATGTCTTGTTCTGCGCCCGCGACCGCTTCGGCATCAAGCCCTTCTATACAACCGAGATCGGTGGCGTGCTGTACTTCGCCTCGGAAGCGAAAGCGCTGCTGCCGTTCCTCGACCGCTGCGAGACGGACGAGTCCGGACTGCAGGACTATCTGACGTTTCAGCTGTGCCTGGAGGGCAAGACGCTCTTCAAGCATATCGAAGAGCTGCAGCCCGGTCATACGCTCACCGTTTCGAGCGGCACGGTCCGTCGCGCGCGCTATTGGGAAGTCTATTACGATCTCGACTTCACCCATCGCACCGCGTGGTTCGAGGAGCAACTCCGCGGTCAGCTTGAGGAATCGACGCGACTGCATCTGCGCGCCGATGTGCCGGTCGGGGCGTACGTGAGCGGTGGTATCGACTCCGGACTGGTCGCGGCGCTGGCCACCGGTCAGGGACAGTCGTTGGTGGGCTTCACCGGCCGCTTCGATGAGGGGCCTGCCTACGATGAGAGTCCGTACGCGCGCTCCGTGGCCGACCACCTCGGCATGACGCTGCACGAATGCACCATTACCCCCGCCGACTTCATTGAACATATCGGCCGGGTGATCTATCACCTCGATTCACCGGCGGCCGGGCCCGGGGCGTTTTCGCAGTACATGGTTTCGCAGATGGCCGCCCGGCACCGCAAGGTGGTGCTGGGTGGACAGGGCGGCGACGAGATTTTCGGCGGATACACGCGCTACCTCGTGGCGTACTTCGAACAGTGCATCAAGGCGGCCATCGATGGCACCACCGACGGTCGCAATTTCGTGGTGACGTACGAGTCCATCATCCCAAACCTGTCGGCGCTCCGCAACTACAAGCCGATGCTGCAGGACTTCTGGCGCGACGGGCTCTTCGATCCGATGGACCAGCGCTACTTCCGTCTCGTCAATCGCGCCCCGCATGCCGGCCGCGCGGTGCGTTGGGAGCAGTTTGGTCGATATTCGCCGTACGACACGTTCCTGCGCGTGTTCAACGGGGAAAACGTGCGGAAGCAATCGTACTTCGACCTGATGACGCACTTCGACTTCAAGACCTTGCTCCCGGCCCTCCTGCAGGTGGAAGATCGCGTGTCGATGGCGCACGGATTGGAGGCGCGCGTGCCCATGCTGGACCATCCGCTGGTGGAGTTCGCCGCGACCATTCCCGCCGACGTGAAGTTCACCAATGGCCGGCTCAAGCGAACGTTGGTAGACGTTTCGCGCGATCTGTTGCCGGCGTCGGTCACCAGCCGCACGGACAAGATGGGCTTCCCCACCCCGTTCAACGACTGGGCGCGCGGCCCCATCCGGGACTTTCTGCACGGCATCTTTTCATCCGACGCCGCGCGGTCGCGCACGTACTTCGACAACGCACAGGTACTTTCGCAGCTTGAGCACGATGGCCAGTTCGGCCGCAGCCTCTGGGGTCTGTTGTCCCTCGAGCTGTGGCAACAGGCGTTCCACGACCGACATCGTCCGTTTGTCGCCGATGCCGACTTCCCTGCACTTTCGTTCCCTCACGCGACGGTTCCCGCCGACGCGTCACCCGACCTTCTCAGCCCACTCTAA